The Actinomadura sp. WMMB 499 genome includes a window with the following:
- a CDS encoding SDR family NAD(P)-dependent oxidoreductase — protein sequence MSGAGENEAGAPAGAAARMFGLDGRVAIVTGASSGLGAAVAEALAALGARVAVVARRRDRLDALAGRIGGLAVACDLSDPERAGSVVEAAAQGLGPPEILVNAAGSMFTEERAEAEPLDAVRRTLDLNLVAPLVLAQAAFPHMRDAGRGTIVNVSSISGLVGVPGIPQASYAASKAGLSGLTAELAVQWARHSIRVNTVAPGFFRSEITGPLYDSERGAEYLRRNTPLPKEGTPDDVVGAVVWLAGDAGSYVTGQTIVVDGGWTAR from the coding sequence ATGAGCGGGGCGGGAGAGAACGAGGCGGGGGCGCCCGCGGGTGCCGCCGCGCGGATGTTCGGTCTCGACGGCCGGGTCGCGATCGTGACGGGGGCCTCGTCCGGCCTGGGCGCGGCGGTGGCCGAGGCGCTCGCCGCGCTTGGCGCGCGGGTCGCCGTGGTGGCGCGCCGCCGCGACCGGCTCGACGCGCTGGCCGGGCGGATCGGCGGGCTCGCCGTCGCCTGCGACCTGTCCGACCCGGAGCGCGCCGGTTCCGTCGTCGAAGCGGCGGCGCAGGGGTTGGGGCCGCCGGAGATCCTGGTCAACGCCGCCGGGAGCATGTTCACCGAGGAGCGCGCCGAGGCCGAGCCGCTCGACGCCGTCCGCCGGACCCTGGACCTCAACCTGGTGGCGCCGCTGGTCCTCGCGCAGGCCGCCTTCCCGCACATGCGCGACGCCGGGCGGGGGACGATCGTCAACGTCTCGTCCATCAGCGGGCTGGTCGGCGTGCCGGGCATCCCGCAGGCGTCCTACGCGGCGAGCAAGGCGGGGCTGTCGGGGCTGACCGCCGAGCTGGCGGTGCAGTGGGCGCGGCACTCGATCCGGGTGAACACGGTCGCGCCCGGCTTCTTCCGCAGCGAGATCACCGGCCCGCTCTACGACAGCGAGCGCGGCGCCGAGTACCTCCGCCGCAACACGCCGCTGCCGAAGGAGGGCACCCCGGACGACGTCGTCGGCGCCGTCGTGTGGCTCGCCGGGGACGCCGGGAGCTACGTCACCGGGCAGACGATCGTCGTCGACGGCGGCTGGACCGCGCGCTAG
- a CDS encoding acetyl-CoA hydrolase/transferase family protein, producing MRTVDAPDLDLADVLRPGDRIVIGQACGEPTTLIEALIQQGRGIGGLSAFIATSFSGLFTPEATESFELSSMGAIGALRSLTKAHRLTVIPCHVSQVGPLVEADVIGCDVAFVQVSPPDEDGNHSFGLISDYVRAAVAKAHVVVAEVNERVPHTHGELLHASEIDLAVHVSRPPVEVPPARITATDEAIAEHAAAYIEDGSVVQTGVGAVPDAMLRLLHDRRDLGVHSGMLGDGLVELIEAGAVTNARKPIDQGVSITGALIGTARLYGFAHRNPLIRMTPTSYTHDAGVLARLDRLVTINSAMEVDLTGQVNAEQSGASYVGGTGGQVDFVRAGARSPGGRAITALPATARGGTVSRITAALSGPVTTARSDVDVVVTEFGAAELKGRSLAERTRRLIAVAHPDFQEDLEREAHTIQKRGF from the coding sequence GTGAGGACGGTCGACGCCCCTGACCTCGACCTCGCGGACGTCCTGCGGCCCGGCGACCGCATCGTCATCGGGCAGGCATGCGGCGAACCGACCACGCTGATCGAGGCGCTCATCCAGCAGGGCCGCGGCATCGGCGGGCTCTCGGCCTTCATCGCGACGAGCTTCTCCGGGCTGTTCACCCCGGAGGCGACCGAGTCGTTCGAGCTGTCGAGCATGGGCGCGATCGGCGCGCTGCGCTCGCTCACCAAGGCGCACCGGCTCACGGTGATCCCGTGCCACGTCAGCCAGGTCGGCCCCCTGGTCGAGGCGGACGTCATCGGCTGCGACGTCGCGTTCGTCCAGGTCAGCCCGCCCGACGAGGACGGGAACCACAGCTTCGGGCTCATCAGCGACTACGTGCGCGCCGCCGTCGCGAAGGCCCATGTCGTGGTGGCCGAGGTGAACGAGCGGGTGCCCCACACCCACGGCGAACTCCTCCACGCCTCGGAGATCGACCTCGCCGTGCACGTCTCGCGACCCCCGGTCGAGGTGCCGCCCGCCCGGATCACCGCGACCGACGAGGCCATCGCGGAGCACGCCGCCGCCTACATCGAGGACGGCTCGGTCGTGCAGACCGGCGTGGGCGCCGTCCCCGACGCGATGCTCCGGCTCCTGCACGACCGCCGCGACCTCGGCGTCCACTCCGGGATGCTGGGCGACGGGCTCGTCGAGCTGATCGAGGCGGGCGCCGTCACCAACGCCCGCAAACCCATCGACCAGGGCGTCTCGATCACCGGGGCGCTCATCGGCACCGCCCGCCTCTACGGGTTCGCGCACCGCAACCCGCTGATCCGCATGACCCCCACGTCCTACACCCACGACGCGGGCGTCCTCGCGCGCCTCGACAGGCTCGTCACGATCAACTCGGCGATGGAGGTCGACCTGACCGGCCAGGTGAACGCCGAGCAGAGCGGCGCGTCCTACGTCGGCGGCACCGGCGGCCAGGTCGACTTCGTCCGCGCCGGGGCCCGCTCCCCCGGCGGCCGGGCCATCACCGCGCTGCCCGCCACCGCCCGCGGCGGCACCGTCAGCCGGATCACCGCCGCCCTGTCCGGCCCGGTCACCACGGCGCGCAGCGACGTGGACGTCGTCGTCACCGAGTTCGGCGCGGCCGAACTCAAGGGCCGCAGCCTCGCCGAACGCACCCGCCGCCTCATCGCCGTCGCGCACCCCGACTTCCAGGAGGACCTGGAGCGCGAGGCGCACACCATCCAGAAGCGGGGGTTCTAA
- a CDS encoding acyl-CoA dehydrogenase family protein, whose product MDFTLTDDQRGIRDAVLEHCSRFPDEYWMQRDHEGVFPHDFHKSMAESGWLGVAMPEDVGGGGLGITEAAIMMQAVAESGGGMTAASSIHGPVFSMQPVNLFGTEGQRRRMIPPVLTGDHRICFAVTEPDAGLDTTKLRTRAERRDGGYLVNGEKIWISVAQVADKMMLLARTTPLDEVKRKTDGLSLFFTDLDRSKIEVRKIDKMGRHAVDSNMLFITDLWIPEEDRIGAEGDGFKLILHGLNPERILLAAEATGLGRAAIDRAARYANERVVFDRPIGMNQGIAHPLAKCWAQLEAANLMVMKAATMFDQGLDCGVEANTGKYLAAEAGFEACHTAMLTLGGMGYAQEYHVERYLREVLIPRTAPVSPHMILNFLSEKVLKLPRSY is encoded by the coding sequence ATGGACTTCACGCTCACCGACGACCAGCGCGGCATCCGGGACGCCGTCCTGGAGCACTGCTCCCGTTTCCCCGACGAGTACTGGATGCAGCGCGACCACGAGGGCGTCTTCCCGCACGACTTCCACAAGTCGATGGCGGAGTCCGGCTGGCTCGGCGTCGCGATGCCGGAGGACGTCGGCGGCGGCGGCCTCGGCATCACCGAGGCGGCGATCATGATGCAGGCCGTCGCCGAGTCCGGCGGCGGGATGACGGCCGCGTCGAGCATCCACGGCCCCGTGTTCAGCATGCAGCCGGTGAACCTGTTCGGCACCGAGGGGCAGCGGCGGCGGATGATCCCGCCGGTACTCACCGGCGACCACCGCATCTGCTTCGCGGTGACCGAGCCGGACGCCGGGCTCGACACGACGAAGCTGCGGACCCGCGCGGAGCGGCGCGACGGCGGCTACCTGGTGAACGGCGAGAAGATCTGGATCTCCGTCGCGCAGGTGGCGGACAAGATGATGCTGCTCGCCCGCACCACCCCGCTCGACGAGGTGAAGCGCAAGACCGACGGGCTGTCGCTGTTCTTCACCGACCTCGACCGGTCCAAGATCGAGGTTCGCAAGATCGACAAGATGGGCCGGCACGCCGTCGACTCGAACATGCTGTTCATCACCGACCTGTGGATCCCCGAGGAGGACCGGATCGGGGCCGAGGGCGACGGCTTCAAGCTGATCCTGCACGGGCTCAACCCGGAGCGGATCCTGCTCGCCGCCGAGGCCACCGGGCTCGGCCGCGCCGCGATCGACCGCGCCGCCCGCTACGCGAACGAGCGCGTCGTCTTCGACCGTCCGATCGGGATGAACCAGGGCATCGCGCACCCGCTCGCCAAGTGCTGGGCCCAGCTCGAGGCGGCGAACCTCATGGTCATGAAGGCCGCCACGATGTTCGACCAAGGGCTGGACTGCGGTGTCGAGGCGAACACCGGCAAGTACCTGGCCGCCGAGGCCGGGTTCGAGGCGTGCCACACCGCGATGCTGACGCTGGGCGGCATGGGCTACGCGCAGGAGTACCACGTGGAGCGCTACCTGCGGGAGGTGCTCATCCCGCGCACCGCGCCGGTGAGCCCGCACATGATCCTGAACTTCCTGTCGGAGAAGGTGCTCAAGCTGCCCAGGTCCTACTGA
- a CDS encoding CoA ester lyase, producing the protein MADNAETFGARSWLFAPGDSERKMAKAAAGPADVVLLDLEDAVAEEAKPAARTGVASFLADRPEDERGRLWVRINPLDGPHALADLAAVVPSRPGGVMLPKARGRADVEVLDHYLSALEVSAGIEPGTIRVIVLVTETAAAMFTTGTYKGAPRLVAMTWGAEDLADAVGASENRTPDGEYGFTYELARSLTLLGAATAEVAPIETIQGDFRDLDGLRARAARVRRDGYRGMLAIHPDQVAVINEAFTPTDEELADAREIVELFDAAPGAGVVSHRGAMLDRPHLARARALLAAGGRS; encoded by the coding sequence GTGGCAGACAACGCAGAGACCTTCGGCGCCCGCTCCTGGCTGTTCGCCCCGGGCGACAGCGAACGGAAGATGGCGAAGGCCGCCGCGGGCCCCGCGGACGTCGTCCTCCTCGACCTGGAGGACGCCGTGGCCGAGGAGGCGAAACCCGCGGCCCGCACGGGCGTCGCGTCCTTCCTCGCGGACCGTCCCGAGGACGAGCGCGGACGGCTGTGGGTGCGGATCAACCCGCTCGACGGCCCGCACGCGCTCGCCGACCTCGCGGCGGTCGTCCCGTCCCGGCCCGGCGGCGTCATGCTCCCCAAGGCGCGCGGACGCGCGGACGTGGAGGTCCTCGACCACTACCTGTCCGCGCTGGAGGTGTCCGCCGGGATCGAGCCGGGGACGATCCGGGTCATCGTCCTCGTGACCGAGACGGCCGCGGCGATGTTCACCACCGGCACCTACAAGGGCGCGCCCCGCCTGGTGGCGATGACGTGGGGCGCGGAGGACCTCGCCGACGCCGTCGGGGCCAGCGAGAACCGCACGCCCGACGGCGAGTACGGCTTCACCTACGAGCTGGCGCGCAGCCTGACCCTGCTCGGGGCCGCCACCGCCGAGGTCGCGCCGATCGAGACGATCCAGGGCGACTTCCGCGACCTGGACGGGCTGCGCGCGCGGGCCGCGCGCGTCCGCCGGGACGGCTACCGGGGCATGCTCGCCATCCATCCCGACCAGGTCGCCGTCATCAACGAGGCGTTCACCCCCACCGACGAGGAACTCGCCGACGCCCGCGAGATCGTCGAACTGTTCGACGCCGCGCCGGGCGCCGGCGTCGTCTCCCACCGGGGCGCGATGCTCGACCGTCCGCACCTCGCCCGCGCGCGGGCGCTGCTGGCCGCCGGGGGACGCTCGTGA
- a CDS encoding class I adenylate-forming enzyme family protein yields MSSSQPDEAASGGLRRMPGAIAEVLDAALVERPHATAVEAASGAWTYAELDDRASRAAGALWSLGVRPGDRVAACLPNDLDIVAAFHGAQRIGAIWAGVGEALAEAEQRDLHDLCEPAVLLAGARCRIDVPGRVDPDRWAGLLERGEEAPPVEVDADAPAGIAFTSGTSGRPKAVVHGQHNLLLPGAALVAARGWGPDLRKGDSFPLTILNLMVLSTLLTAQAGGCSILMDRRDVEGVAGWIAGHRVTVWNAAPAQLYDLAGRPDLDLSSLREVWSGGSDTPDAVRRAFAETHGIVPRATYGLTEAPTVVSIDPPGDEWRPRASGRPLPHFDVAAYDDAGDRLPPGELGELRLDGTAEGPWAGAWRPMLGHWENGGVRPRDPGLVPTGDIGTVDADGWVTILDRKKLVIVRGGANVYPLEVERVLGAHPDVDGVAVCGVPDERLGQRVAAVLEGSGPAPDTAALAEHCRRDLAPYKVPEIWVRVGALPVNAMGKVQRAGLPEMVERQRETGAHEWTGR; encoded by the coding sequence GTGAGCAGCAGCCAGCCTGACGAAGCGGCATCCGGGGGGCTCCGCCGGATGCCGGGCGCGATCGCCGAAGTCCTGGACGCCGCGCTCGTCGAGCGTCCGCACGCCACCGCCGTCGAGGCCGCCTCCGGCGCCTGGACGTACGCGGAACTGGACGACCGGGCGAGCCGGGCCGCGGGGGCGCTGTGGTCCCTCGGGGTGCGGCCGGGCGACCGGGTCGCCGCCTGCCTGCCCAACGACCTCGACATCGTCGCGGCCTTCCACGGCGCGCAGCGGATCGGGGCGATCTGGGCGGGCGTCGGGGAGGCCCTCGCCGAAGCGGAGCAGCGCGACCTGCACGACCTGTGCGAACCGGCCGTCCTGCTCGCCGGGGCGCGCTGCCGGATCGACGTGCCCGGCCGCGTCGACCCCGACCGCTGGGCCGGGCTGCTGGAGCGCGGCGAGGAGGCGCCCCCAGTCGAGGTGGACGCCGACGCGCCCGCGGGCATCGCCTTCACCAGCGGCACGTCCGGACGTCCGAAGGCGGTCGTGCACGGGCAGCACAACCTGCTGCTGCCCGGTGCGGCCCTGGTCGCCGCCCGCGGCTGGGGCCCCGACCTGCGCAAGGGCGACAGCTTCCCGCTGACGATCCTCAACCTGATGGTGCTGTCCACGCTGCTCACCGCGCAGGCGGGCGGCTGCTCCATCCTGATGGACCGGCGGGACGTCGAAGGGGTCGCCGGGTGGATCGCGGGCCACCGGGTCACGGTGTGGAACGCCGCCCCCGCGCAGCTCTACGACCTCGCCGGGCGCCCCGACCTGGACCTGTCCTCGCTCCGCGAGGTGTGGAGCGGCGGCAGCGACACCCCGGACGCGGTGCGCCGCGCGTTCGCCGAGACCCACGGGATCGTCCCGCGCGCTACCTACGGCCTGACCGAGGCGCCGACCGTCGTCTCCATCGACCCGCCGGGGGACGAGTGGCGCCCGCGCGCGAGCGGGCGGCCGCTCCCGCACTTCGACGTCGCCGCCTACGACGACGCGGGCGACCGGCTGCCGCCCGGCGAACTCGGCGAACTGCGGCTGGACGGGACGGCCGAGGGCCCGTGGGCGGGCGCGTGGCGGCCGATGCTCGGGCACTGGGAGAACGGCGGCGTCCGCCCGCGCGATCCCGGGCTCGTCCCCACCGGGGACATCGGGACGGTCGACGCCGACGGCTGGGTGACGATCCTCGACCGCAAGAAGCTCGTCATCGTCCGCGGCGGGGCGAACGTCTACCCGCTGGAGGTGGAGCGGGTCCTCGGCGCGCATCCGGACGTGGACGGCGTCGCGGTGTGCGGGGTGCCGGACGAGCGGCTCGGGCAGCGTGTGGCCGCCGTCCTGGAGGGCTCCGGGCCCGCGCCCGACACCGCGGCGCTCGCCGAGCACTGCCGCCGCGACCTCGCGCCGTACAAGGTGCCGGAGATCTGGGTCCGGGTCGGCGCGCTGCCGGTGAACGCGATGGGCAAGGTGCAGCGGGCGGGGCTTCCGGAGATGGTCGAGCGGCAGCGGGAGACGGGAGCGCACGAGTGGACGGGCCGATGA
- a CDS encoding CaiB/BaiF CoA-transferase family protein — translation MNHTGPLSGVRVVDLTAMVMGPYCTQIMADMGADVIKVEPPAGDNTRYISVGPEPGMAGVFVNVNRGKRSVVLDLRGPEGAAALREIVRTSDVFVHSMRGRAVNALGFGYADVAAINPSIVYTNCYGYGRRGPDADLTAYDDTIQAECGLPSAQQALTGETGYAATILADKVAGLTALYATMMALFHRERTGEGQEVEVAMFETMAAFMLVEHANGAMFDPPLGPAGYPRALAPNRKPYRTKDGHVSALVYNDKQWTAFVGAVRPAWADERFATLEQRARQIDTVYALLEKTFLERTTGEWLELLRSLDIPAAPVRTLDELFDNPHLNEAGFFETVETPNGPVRFPGAPAWFSRTPGRVAGPAPRLGGHTGEVLDELGLGPA, via the coding sequence ATGAACCACACAGGCCCGCTCTCCGGGGTGCGCGTCGTCGACCTGACCGCGATGGTCATGGGCCCCTACTGCACCCAGATCATGGCCGACATGGGCGCGGACGTCATCAAGGTCGAGCCCCCGGCAGGCGACAACACCCGCTACATCTCGGTGGGGCCCGAACCGGGCATGGCGGGAGTCTTCGTCAACGTGAACCGCGGCAAGCGCAGCGTCGTGCTCGACCTGCGCGGCCCCGAGGGCGCGGCGGCGCTGCGCGAGATCGTCCGGACGAGCGACGTGTTCGTCCACTCGATGCGCGGGCGGGCCGTCAACGCGCTCGGGTTCGGCTACGCGGACGTCGCCGCGATCAACCCGTCCATCGTCTACACCAACTGCTACGGCTACGGGCGGCGCGGCCCGGACGCCGACCTCACCGCCTACGACGACACGATCCAGGCGGAGTGCGGCCTGCCGTCGGCCCAGCAGGCGCTGACCGGCGAGACCGGCTACGCGGCCACGATCCTGGCGGACAAGGTGGCCGGGCTGACGGCCCTGTACGCGACGATGATGGCGCTGTTCCACCGGGAGCGGACGGGCGAGGGCCAGGAAGTCGAGGTCGCCATGTTCGAGACGATGGCGGCGTTCATGCTGGTCGAGCACGCCAACGGCGCGATGTTCGACCCTCCGCTGGGCCCCGCGGGCTACCCCCGCGCGCTGGCGCCCAACCGCAAGCCCTACCGCACCAAGGACGGGCACGTCTCGGCGCTCGTCTACAACGACAAGCAGTGGACGGCGTTCGTCGGGGCGGTCCGCCCGGCGTGGGCGGACGAGCGGTTCGCGACCCTCGAACAGCGCGCGCGCCAGATCGACACCGTCTACGCGCTGCTGGAGAAGACGTTCCTGGAACGCACCACTGGCGAGTGGCTCGAACTGCTGCGGTCCCTCGACATCCCGGCCGCGCCCGTCCGCACGCTCGACGAACTCTTCGACAACCCCCACCTGAACGAGGCCGGCTTCTTCGAGACGGTCGAGACGCCGAACGGCCCGGTGCGCTTCCCCGGCGCGCCCGCCTGGTTCTCCCGGACGCCCGGCCGGGTCGCGGGCCCCGCGCCCCGGCTCGGCGGCCACACCGGCGAGGTGCTGGACGAACTCGGCCTCGGCCCCGCCTGA